One genomic region from Spirosoma sp. KCTC 42546 encodes:
- a CDS encoding TlpA disulfide reductase family protein: MRKLLTISLLTCISGCQIIAVSASFGQSIYKIKANIIGLGNRSVVVRYTRQGMFMNDTVKAHQGQFIHQMPVTDGNIATLVLNPSTQLSIWLDAPIISISGEFGPHTTLTCTGTPENNIMELYRDKVEKPYKLKKEGKSSAEADPIVLEEYQATRQFIKQHPATLTAAYLLYWQAMYDITIFDQLDKLLASLSPPVRSSYWAQKAITRLYNVRHRPRIGRKLPLFNLPDAKGKLVSLNSFKGKYVLLDFWGTWCIPCIQGIPELKAVHTKFGDRLAIVSIALERPTDRAKWLKAIDRYGMTWIQTAEFTSAKSGINELYNLVEYPTLLLADPKGILIAKIKYGERIEDKVQQLLDN, encoded by the coding sequence ATGAGAAAACTACTTACTATAAGCCTATTAACCTGTATATCCGGTTGTCAAATTATAGCTGTTAGCGCATCATTTGGTCAATCCATCTACAAAATTAAAGCGAATATTATCGGACTGGGTAATCGTTCGGTGGTTGTACGCTATACGCGACAAGGCATGTTTATGAATGACACTGTAAAAGCCCATCAGGGGCAATTTATTCATCAAATGCCAGTGACAGATGGAAATATTGCTACGCTAGTGCTTAATCCATCTACCCAACTGTCTATTTGGCTCGATGCGCCAATTATCTCAATTTCAGGTGAGTTTGGCCCACATACTACCCTTACGTGTACAGGTACACCAGAAAATAATATAATGGAGCTTTACCGTGATAAAGTTGAAAAGCCCTATAAACTTAAAAAGGAGGGGAAATCAAGTGCCGAAGCTGACCCTATTGTTCTGGAGGAATACCAGGCGACCCGCCAATTTATTAAGCAGCATCCTGCCACCCTAACGGCGGCTTATTTACTCTATTGGCAAGCTATGTATGACATTACCATTTTTGATCAACTTGATAAATTGTTAGCAAGTTTGAGCCCACCAGTAAGAAGCAGCTATTGGGCGCAAAAAGCCATTACTCGACTATATAATGTTCGTCACCGACCTCGTATTGGTAGAAAATTGCCCTTATTTAACTTGCCTGATGCAAAAGGTAAGCTTGTATCTCTAAATTCATTTAAGGGTAAATATGTACTACTTGACTTTTGGGGTACCTGGTGTATTCCGTGTATACAGGGAATACCTGAATTAAAAGCAGTACATACAAAATTTGGGGACCGTTTAGCTATTGTAAGCATTGCTCTTGAACGGCCAACTGACCGAGCGAAATGGCTAAAGGCCATTGACCGATACGGCATGACCTGGATACAAACAGCTGAGTTTACGAGTGCTAAAAGTGGAATTAATGAACTATATAATCTTGTTGAGTATCCCACGTTGCTATTAGCTGACCCTAAAGGAATTCTAATAGCCAAAATAAAGTATGGGGAACGAATAGAAGATAAAGTTCAGCAGCTACTGGACAACTAA
- a CDS encoding universal stress protein: MKKLVFPTDFSEASVLALPVAAQIARTLSLELHLVHVLSPRFQTTNAQYGATLSRLEHSFDELQLQPYLSGIQVHAHVITGTSPADLLNDNRFAKADLIVMSSRGATGLKETLLGSHAEHLIRSASMPVLVLKKAPASVGFKTVVFASDFTDDYGDSVDFLQTLLSKFDNAVIHLLFVNTLSRFEQTSEVKARMDTFAKEHKLDGCTFNLQDDFEIETGLLSFAMEKQADLIVLGTHGRRGLRHLFSGSIAEDVANHASIPVLTLPLKSDPIRIRVLSGPAPGMI, encoded by the coding sequence ATGAAAAAACTTGTATTTCCAACCGACTTTTCAGAAGCCTCTGTTCTGGCCTTACCAGTAGCTGCACAAATAGCCAGAACACTTAGCCTGGAACTGCATCTGGTGCACGTACTCTCGCCCCGATTCCAAACTACCAATGCACAATATGGGGCAACGCTAAGCCGCCTTGAACATTCCTTCGATGAACTTCAGTTGCAACCTTATCTAAGCGGGATACAGGTGCATGCACATGTTATTACGGGTACCTCGCCCGCCGATTTGCTAAACGATAATCGGTTTGCAAAAGCTGACTTGATAGTGATGTCTTCGCGAGGAGCTACCGGCTTAAAGGAAACGTTGCTTGGCTCCCATGCTGAACACTTGATACGGTCGGCCAGCATGCCCGTGCTGGTACTGAAAAAAGCACCAGCCTCCGTTGGCTTTAAAACGGTTGTATTTGCATCTGACTTTACCGATGATTATGGGGATTCAGTTGATTTTCTGCAAACCTTGCTCAGCAAGTTTGACAATGCAGTTATCCATCTATTATTTGTAAATACCCTCAGCCGTTTTGAACAGACTTCTGAAGTGAAAGCGCGTATGGACACTTTTGCCAAAGAGCATAAGTTGGATGGATGTACGTTTAATCTACAGGATGACTTTGAAATTGAAACAGGTTTGCTCAGTTTCGCCATGGAGAAACAGGCGGATCTTATTGTACTCGGTACGCATGGTCGGCGTGGGCTTCGTCATCTGTTTTCAGGAAGTATAGCGGAAGATGTAGCAAACCACGCATCTATTCCAGTATTGACGTTACCACTCAAGTCGGACCCTATCCGGATACGTGTTTTGAGTGGCCCGGCTCCTGGCATGATTTAA
- a CDS encoding glycosyltransferase family 4 protein, translating into MNIDLFIAYLQHKFSDDLFTLGLYQCILAFLVACFVSVIAIPVIIKISELKSLMEKPGERRSHSTPTPTFGGIAIFAAILIAYFLWPSIDQTEIYRTNLSIVGMTILFFIGIKDDLVGIDPAKKLLFQVLAAMILILFGDLRVDYLYGIMGFHHIDIVVGILLTCFIFITLTNAINLIDGIDGLAGGIATIASGTFGGWFLLTNHFTMACLAFTLTGALLGFLRFNFSKTSKIFMGNTGSLIIGFMLAFFAVRFVSLNASYRYEPTAFFNAPIIAIVILIVPIFDTLRVFLVRILAGRSPFSADRNHMHHILLDNGLSHIGATAVLCGASLFNTITFLLLHRNISNTLSIVILGCLFGVYMLVSFTLKMRVKYVSTHPRRRRAVIRRELQNGITGKRIVDYL; encoded by the coding sequence ATGAATATTGATTTATTTATTGCCTATCTACAGCATAAATTCAGTGACGACCTGTTTACGCTCGGGCTCTATCAGTGTATCCTTGCGTTTCTGGTTGCCTGCTTTGTTTCTGTGATAGCTATTCCCGTTATCATTAAGATTTCCGAGCTAAAATCGCTTATGGAGAAGCCCGGCGAACGTCGGTCTCACTCTACCCCTACTCCAACCTTTGGTGGCATTGCCATTTTTGCTGCTATCCTGATTGCCTATTTCTTATGGCCTAGTATTGATCAGACCGAAATCTACCGGACGAATCTGTCTATTGTTGGTATGACAATTTTGTTTTTTATCGGCATCAAAGACGATTTAGTTGGCATTGACCCCGCCAAAAAGTTACTATTTCAAGTGCTGGCCGCCATGATCCTGATTCTCTTTGGCGACTTGCGCGTGGATTATTTATACGGAATTATGGGGTTTCATCACATTGATATAGTAGTTGGTATTTTGTTGACGTGCTTTATTTTTATCACGCTTACAAATGCAATTAACTTGATTGATGGAATCGATGGGTTGGCGGGTGGTATTGCAACCATTGCCAGTGGTACATTTGGTGGCTGGTTTTTATTAACAAATCATTTTACAATGGCTTGTTTAGCCTTCACGCTAACAGGCGCTCTGCTGGGTTTTCTACGATTTAATTTCTCGAAAACCAGTAAAATTTTCATGGGCAATACTGGCTCACTCATTATTGGTTTTATGCTGGCTTTCTTTGCGGTACGGTTCGTTAGCCTAAACGCTTCGTATCGTTATGAACCAACTGCCTTTTTCAATGCCCCCATAATTGCCATCGTAATCCTGATCGTCCCAATTTTCGATACGTTACGGGTTTTTCTGGTTAGGATACTGGCAGGTCGGTCACCTTTCTCAGCTGACAGGAATCACATGCACCATATTCTGTTGGATAATGGGCTCTCTCATATAGGCGCAACCGCTGTACTCTGCGGGGCATCCTTATTCAATACAATTACGTTCCTGTTATTACACCGTAATATTTCCAATACGCTGTCCATCGTGATTTTGGGTTGCTTGTTCGGTGTTTACATGCTGGTAAGTTTTACCCTTAAAATGCGTGTAAAGTATGTATCAACCCACCCACGTCGTCGACGGGCGGTTATACGCCGGGAATTACAAAATGGCATCACTGGAAAACGAATTGTAGACTACTTATAG
- a CDS encoding glycosyltransferase family 2 protein: MKVSIITVVYNGAEFIRDCIESILNQTYSDIEYIIVDGKSTDGTVELVQSYGTKIARFISEPDKGLYDAMNKGIKLATGDVIGLLNADDFYRHTRVIENMVATFEQTGSDAVYGDMLYVERTNPAKLKRYWRSGWYSENAFLWGWMPGHLSFFAKRWLYEQYGTFRLDMKSAADYELLLRFIHKNKAKLAYMDEVTIVMRAGGISNSSLQNRLRANREDKLAWQLNGLTPYFFTFWLKPLRKVKQYITKPPEALDK, from the coding sequence GTGAAAGTCTCAATAATAACGGTTGTTTATAATGGCGCAGAGTTTATTCGGGACTGCATCGAATCGATTCTGAATCAGACGTATTCTGATATCGAGTACATTATTGTCGACGGAAAATCGACGGATGGCACTGTAGAATTAGTACAGTCCTACGGCACGAAAATTGCCCGCTTTATATCAGAACCCGATAAAGGGTTATATGATGCTATGAACAAAGGCATCAAATTAGCTACCGGTGACGTAATCGGGCTGTTAAATGCTGACGACTTCTACCGCCATACTCGTGTCATCGAAAACATGGTTGCCACCTTTGAGCAAACCGGCAGTGACGCTGTTTATGGTGATATGCTGTACGTAGAGCGTACAAATCCAGCAAAGCTTAAACGCTACTGGCGCTCGGGCTGGTATAGCGAGAATGCGTTTTTATGGGGTTGGATGCCAGGCCACTTATCGTTCTTTGCGAAAAGATGGCTGTATGAGCAATATGGTACGTTTCGGCTGGATATGAAGAGTGCAGCCGACTATGAGTTGCTGTTACGCTTCATTCACAAAAACAAGGCCAAACTTGCGTATATGGATGAAGTAACTATTGTGATGCGAGCTGGAGGAATCAGTAACAGTAGTTTGCAAAATCGACTACGGGCAAATCGAGAAGATAAACTAGCCTGGCAACTTAACGGTCTGACTCCCTATTTTTTTACGTTCTGGCTGAAACCTTTACGCAAAGTTAAACAGTACATTACCAAGCCCCCCGAAGCGCTTGATAAATAA
- a CDS encoding WcaF family extracellular polysaccharide biosynthesis acetyltransferase, whose protein sequence is MESYQKKSDPITDSPIGKTDLSRFDNSWYDHGPRWRVILWFLVNAWFLNTYLPIPASLKVAVLRLFGAKIGHNVMIKPAVNIKYPWLLQLGNYVWIGEQVWIDNLSEVVIGDNACLSQGSMLLTGNHNYRMSTFDLTTRPITLEDGVWIGARAVVCAGVRCGSHAVLSVNSVATHSLDAYGVYQGIPAVFVRKRTITA, encoded by the coding sequence ATGGAATCTTACCAGAAAAAAAGCGATCCAATCACTGATAGCCCCATCGGAAAAACTGACCTATCCCGTTTCGACAACAGTTGGTACGATCATGGTCCACGCTGGCGGGTTATTTTATGGTTTTTGGTAAATGCCTGGTTTTTAAATACTTATCTCCCCATTCCCGCTAGCCTTAAAGTAGCCGTTTTACGGCTTTTTGGGGCTAAAATCGGCCATAACGTTATGATTAAACCAGCGGTAAATATTAAATACCCCTGGTTACTTCAATTAGGCAATTACGTCTGGATTGGAGAGCAGGTTTGGATCGATAATTTAAGTGAAGTTGTTATCGGAGACAATGCCTGCCTATCTCAGGGGTCTATGTTGCTAACCGGTAACCATAATTATCGTATGTCCACATTTGACCTAACCACCCGCCCTATTACACTGGAGGATGGTGTCTGGATCGGGGCTAGGGCCGTCGTATGTGCTGGTGTCCGTTGTGGATCTCATGCAGTACTTTCGGTCAATTCAGTAGCCACGCATTCATTAGATGCATATGGTGTTTATCAGGGTATTCCGGCCGTTTTTGTCCGGAAACGAACTATTACAGCGTGA
- a CDS encoding glycosyltransferase family 2 protein gives MADVSVIILTYNEEKHITRCLQSLFSFTDKIFIVDSFSTDRTVEIARSMGAVVVQNAWVNYATQFNFGIEHTPFKTAWLMRMDADEYVMPELGDEINRRLSDLPAEVGGIHVKRRVFFLNRWMRHGSFYPIWLMRIWRRGDGFCEQVWHDEHIKLTKGNPFHFEHDIVDHNLNNLTWWTQKHNHYTILEMINLLNYRHHFDQAETVEARFFGTQDQRMRFLKEKYASLPFFTRPILYFIYRYFIRLGFLDGRAGLAWCFLQGLWYRFLVDAKLMEVHLRVGDDKEALIDYFRTEYGKDLRPSRPEQVSQS, from the coding sequence ATGGCCGACGTATCTGTCATCATCCTGACATACAACGAGGAAAAACACATTACTCGGTGTTTACAGAGCTTGTTTTCTTTTACCGATAAAATATTTATTGTCGATTCATTTTCCACCGATCGAACGGTTGAAATAGCTCGGTCAATGGGTGCCGTTGTGGTACAAAACGCCTGGGTCAACTACGCCACGCAATTTAATTTCGGCATTGAACATACGCCCTTTAAAACCGCCTGGTTGATGCGTATGGATGCCGATGAATACGTAATGCCCGAGTTAGGGGACGAAATTAATCGGCGCCTGTCTGATTTGCCTGCTGAAGTGGGTGGCATCCATGTAAAACGCCGGGTATTTTTTCTGAATCGGTGGATGCGTCACGGAAGCTTTTACCCAATTTGGCTTATGCGTATCTGGCGACGGGGCGATGGCTTTTGTGAACAGGTCTGGCACGATGAGCATATCAAATTAACCAAAGGAAATCCTTTTCATTTCGAGCACGACATTGTTGATCACAATCTGAACAACCTAACCTGGTGGACGCAGAAGCATAATCATTATACCATTCTGGAAATGATTAACCTGTTGAACTATCGCCATCATTTCGATCAGGCAGAGACTGTAGAAGCCCGATTTTTCGGAACCCAGGATCAGCGCATGCGATTTTTAAAAGAGAAATATGCATCGCTACCTTTTTTCACCCGGCCGATCCTCTATTTCATTTACAGATACTTTATTCGTTTAGGCTTTCTGGATGGTCGGGCGGGACTTGCCTGGTGTTTTCTGCAAGGCCTGTGGTATCGCTTTCTGGTCGATGCCAAACTGATGGAAGTACACCTGCGGGTTGGCGATGATAAAGAAGCGCTGATTGACTACTTCCGAACGGAATATGGTAAAGATCTCCGCCCAAGCCGCCCGGAGCAGGTTAGTCAGTCCTAA
- a CDS encoding sialate O-acetylesterase has translation MKRLFVALILFLSYFSSFGQVVFDQLPRDLQLYPRDGNNQAVVVVSGRMNTAGYTKIGMQVLREGVLTKAASQTLAPSVGNTAFTFSSIIKAEPAEYAFRVFVYKGVDSLLIVERKRVVCGDVYIFHGQSNALALAGLDTYYSVNFDDKYLRNASSAYGGPASNMAWYPAKLPYASVGGLGLTIQRLILQTYGIPTCVLNGAQGGTAISLLLARNPANHADTNTFYGNLLYRAQWAGVAKQAKAIIWRQGEEDAGTGIPGYVEKFTTLYNQFREDYGDAPRLYVGQINILANRTDSAAALRDFQRRTKYLFKNVETIATVGTQGYDGVHYDPLAYQQLAFEQFRQIARDIYGSTDTLQINSPDVKKVFYNVRKDSITLVFNEQMQMVWKSDSSFYSFATGVKNYGRELKDFFYLDRQTGLLAGGSATGNRVTLALKQPSTAKTIRYLPAFFSDNFSNYYDGPVLKNTRNMRAFSFDGVSIADAIATVTTLAAKPLSEKQIQLNWTASASSQTQLLERSDGNAATYKQIASIAGTAATYTDTNLPDPYGTYYYRLRAFSSTSESIYSNVVVARPLILGLEPTEPLVQLYPNPLSADRLLHVEANQVTFTEFLLRDMLGRVVKSWHGTAKNTLSVGLNDVEAGLYIANLQTADGQTLNRKIVIR, from the coding sequence ATGAAGAGACTTTTCGTAGCCTTAATATTGTTTTTGTCATATTTTTCTTCTTTTGGACAGGTAGTATTTGATCAATTGCCCCGTGACTTACAACTGTATCCCCGCGATGGGAACAATCAGGCGGTTGTGGTTGTGAGTGGCAGAATGAACACGGCGGGTTATACAAAAATCGGAATGCAGGTACTGCGTGAGGGTGTCCTTACTAAAGCAGCCAGTCAAACACTCGCTCCATCGGTAGGTAATACGGCTTTTACCTTTTCGTCAATTATAAAAGCTGAGCCGGCAGAATATGCGTTCCGGGTATTTGTTTATAAAGGAGTTGATTCACTACTCATTGTGGAACGGAAACGAGTAGTTTGTGGTGATGTGTACATCTTTCATGGTCAGTCGAATGCCCTGGCACTGGCTGGTCTGGACACCTATTACTCCGTTAATTTCGACGATAAATACCTTCGAAATGCGTCTTCCGCATACGGAGGGCCAGCCTCCAATATGGCATGGTATCCTGCCAAGCTACCCTATGCCAGTGTGGGTGGATTAGGCCTAACAATTCAACGTCTGATTCTGCAAACCTACGGGATTCCAACCTGTGTATTAAATGGGGCTCAGGGGGGAACGGCTATTTCACTCCTTTTAGCGCGTAATCCGGCTAATCATGCTGATACAAATACATTTTATGGAAATCTGTTATATCGGGCACAATGGGCCGGAGTGGCAAAGCAGGCTAAGGCTATTATCTGGCGGCAGGGCGAAGAAGATGCCGGAACGGGAATTCCTGGATACGTAGAGAAATTTACGACGCTCTACAATCAGTTTCGCGAAGATTATGGCGATGCTCCTCGTCTTTATGTTGGCCAGATTAATATTCTAGCCAATAGAACGGACAGTGCAGCTGCTCTGCGGGATTTTCAGCGACGAACAAAGTACCTGTTCAAAAATGTAGAAACAATCGCGACCGTTGGAACGCAGGGTTATGATGGCGTTCACTATGACCCATTAGCCTATCAGCAGCTTGCCTTTGAACAATTTAGACAGATTGCCCGTGATATTTATGGGTCGACCGATACGCTTCAGATCAATTCACCGGATGTGAAAAAGGTGTTCTACAATGTTCGGAAAGATTCCATTACCCTGGTTTTCAATGAACAGATGCAGATGGTCTGGAAGAGCGATAGCTCGTTTTACAGTTTTGCTACAGGGGTAAAAAACTATGGTCGTGAGCTAAAGGATTTTTTCTACTTAGATCGCCAGACAGGTTTGCTGGCAGGCGGCTCAGCAACGGGGAATCGGGTAACGCTGGCCTTAAAACAACCTTCTACAGCCAAAACCATACGGTATCTGCCCGCTTTTTTCTCCGATAATTTCTCTAACTACTATGATGGACCTGTCCTGAAAAACACGCGCAACATGCGGGCTTTTTCATTCGATGGAGTTTCGATTGCCGATGCAATTGCAACAGTAACGACCCTGGCGGCTAAACCGCTATCAGAAAAACAGATTCAGTTGAACTGGACGGCTTCGGCATCTTCCCAGACGCAACTTCTGGAGCGATCAGACGGTAATGCCGCTACCTATAAACAAATTGCGTCCATTGCTGGTACTGCTGCCACCTATACAGATACGAACTTGCCCGATCCCTACGGAACCTACTATTACCGATTGCGAGCTTTTAGTAGTACATCGGAGTCAATTTATAGTAATGTTGTTGTTGCCCGACCGCTTATATTGGGACTGGAACCAACTGAACCACTGGTACAATTGTACCCGAATCCGTTGAGTGCCGATCGTTTACTGCATGTGGAAGCCAACCAGGTTACCTTTACCGAATTCCTACTGCGCGACATGCTGGGGCGGGTTGTGAAAAGCTGGCATGGTACGGCTAAAAACACGCTGTCGGTTGGGTTAAATGATGTAGAAGCCGGATTGTATATCGCCAATCTCCAAACCGCCGATGGGCAAACGCTAAATCGGAAAATCGTGATCCGTTAA
- a CDS encoding methionyl-tRNA formyltransferase, with protein MRLVILTQDDPFYLARNIDYLLKKLPPYAEVVATVVFDVSPFGKRESFSEKMKKTYDIFGLPFFVRYGFKYVMSKLDSRNNVRKTLADRNIPLIHIEGNINKDENLEKLREYKPDLLVSIAGNQIFKQKLLDVATYGCINLHTALLPKYRGLMPSFWVLKNGETHTGVSVFFVDEGIDSGPILVQDKLAIGTMSQAELIDVTKKMGMDAILKSIDKIHSGTYTLIENDASQMTYFTFPTKEDVKAFRDAGKRFY; from the coding sequence ATGCGCCTTGTGATTCTTACGCAGGATGATCCATTTTATCTCGCCCGCAATATTGATTACCTGCTGAAAAAACTGCCACCTTACGCCGAAGTTGTGGCAACGGTGGTGTTCGATGTGTCGCCATTTGGTAAGCGCGAAAGTTTCAGCGAGAAGATGAAGAAAACCTACGATATCTTCGGCCTGCCTTTTTTTGTACGCTACGGATTCAAATATGTCATGTCGAAGTTAGACAGCCGGAATAACGTTCGAAAAACGCTGGCTGACCGAAACATCCCGCTGATTCATATTGAAGGCAATATCAATAAAGACGAAAACTTAGAAAAATTACGGGAATACAAGCCAGACTTACTGGTATCTATTGCTGGTAATCAGATATTTAAACAAAAGTTACTGGATGTTGCAACCTATGGTTGTATCAATCTCCATACCGCTTTACTGCCGAAGTATCGTGGCCTGATGCCTTCTTTCTGGGTATTGAAAAACGGAGAAACGCATACTGGGGTGTCTGTATTTTTTGTGGACGAAGGCATTGATAGCGGCCCGATTCTGGTTCAGGATAAGCTCGCTATTGGTACTATGAGCCAGGCTGAGTTGATCGACGTAACCAAGAAAATGGGAATGGATGCCATTTTGAAATCCATCGATAAAATTCATTCAGGTACGTACACGCTCATCGAGAATGATGCCTCGCAAATGACCTATTTCACCTTTCCCACCAAAGAAGATGTAAAGGCCTTCCGCGATGCCGGGAAACGGTTTTACTAA
- a CDS encoding polysaccharide deacetylase family protein: MNILTFDIEEWFHILDNASTRTESEWGRYESRIHQNMDLIFQLLDETNSRATFFCLGWVADKHPDVIRRIDAAGYEIATHSYAHQLAYEQTPAQFQDDLVRSIKHLQDITGKKVRSYRAPGFSIKEYNRWVFPILVEQGIEIDCSVFSARRAHGGDASLAMFEPGYLNVGGTLLKEFPINTAAVLGQDLIFSGGGYFRLFPYRVIKGFMRRSPYVMTYFHPRDFDAKQPMIPGLSRTRQFKSYYGLQNCWPKLKNLLLEFPFVDLAEADRQVDWTNVVQRSV, encoded by the coding sequence ATGAATATCCTGACGTTTGATATTGAAGAGTGGTTCCATATTCTGGATAATGCCTCAACCCGAACCGAATCGGAATGGGGTCGCTACGAGAGTCGGATTCACCAGAATATGGATCTTATTTTCCAGCTTTTAGACGAAACGAATAGCCGGGCTACGTTTTTCTGTCTGGGTTGGGTTGCTGATAAACACCCCGATGTAATTCGACGCATTGATGCGGCCGGTTATGAAATAGCGACGCACTCGTATGCGCATCAGTTAGCGTATGAGCAGACACCAGCCCAGTTTCAGGACGACCTAGTACGCTCGATTAAGCATTTGCAGGATATTACGGGCAAAAAAGTGCGGTCCTATCGGGCACCGGGTTTTTCTATTAAAGAATATAATCGGTGGGTATTCCCGATTCTGGTTGAGCAGGGTATTGAAATCGACTGCTCTGTATTTTCGGCCCGACGTGCCCACGGGGGCGATGCGTCGCTGGCGATGTTTGAGCCAGGTTATCTAAACGTTGGAGGAACACTTCTGAAAGAATTTCCGATCAATACGGCAGCCGTATTAGGGCAGGACCTGATTTTCTCGGGCGGGGGATACTTTCGATTGTTTCCCTATAGAGTGATCAAGGGATTCATGCGTCGCTCTCCTTATGTGATGACCTATTTTCACCCGCGTGATTTCGATGCAAAGCAACCGATGATTCCGGGGCTAAGCCGGACACGCCAGTTTAAGTCCTACTATGGCCTCCAAAACTGCTGGCCTAAGTTAAAGAACTTACTACTCGAATTCCCATTTGTAGATCTGGCTGAAGCCGACCGACAGGTGGATTGGACTAACGTAGTGCAGCGATCGGTGTAG
- a CDS encoding glycosyltransferase, which produces MRILNICAYTWQAGGPPKIIFDHTQVVLRYGHQVDILSPYSPGEKPYPVPEGARLILCKRTPPVSRFFREFSIELYQYLKKHVHEYDVIHCHGLWHFGTLAPFMLDRTVAKVITIHGVLDRWVYAHHNWKKELMNTLAQKAYLRRADLVQINNADEQEDLLRYLGQPHPNVVIIPNGVKTSDFAVLPPKGTFRHKFNLPTDKKLVLFMSRLNTKKGLDLLLPGFRDYVLQHPDTVLALAGSDDGYEATTRQFISQYKLDNSIRLVGMLTGDDKKAALADADLFTLPSYSEGFSMAVLEAMAAGTPTLVSDRVGFSDAIRQHEAAGILSSLTPEAVTAGLETLLSKDTLRTQIANNATKMVKEKYDIDVVAKQLLDEYTKISRKK; this is translated from the coding sequence ATGCGAATTCTAAATATTTGTGCATACACCTGGCAAGCCGGTGGTCCACCCAAAATTATTTTTGACCATACGCAGGTTGTTCTTCGCTATGGGCATCAGGTAGATATCCTAAGTCCTTACTCTCCCGGCGAAAAGCCCTACCCTGTTCCTGAGGGCGCCCGGCTTATTCTGTGCAAGCGTACCCCGCCAGTCAGCCGTTTTTTTCGGGAGTTTTCGATCGAACTGTACCAGTATCTCAAGAAACACGTTCACGAATACGATGTCATTCACTGCCACGGTTTGTGGCATTTCGGAACCCTGGCTCCGTTTATGCTCGACCGTACCGTGGCGAAAGTCATTACCATTCATGGGGTATTAGACCGTTGGGTATATGCTCATCACAACTGGAAAAAGGAGTTGATGAATACGCTGGCCCAAAAAGCGTATTTACGACGAGCCGATTTAGTTCAGATTAACAATGCCGACGAGCAGGAAGATCTATTGCGTTACCTGGGTCAACCACATCCCAATGTGGTTATTATTCCAAATGGTGTAAAGACGAGTGATTTTGCCGTACTACCGCCCAAAGGCACATTCCGACATAAATTCAACCTACCTACAGATAAGAAATTAGTCCTGTTTATGAGTCGGTTGAACACCAAAAAAGGCCTGGATTTACTCCTGCCCGGTTTTCGGGATTATGTGCTGCAACACCCTGATACCGTATTGGCTTTAGCAGGCTCCGATGATGGCTACGAAGCCACAACCCGGCAGTTTATTAGCCAATATAAGCTTGACAATTCAATTCGGCTAGTTGGTATGCTTACTGGCGACGATAAGAAAGCAGCCCTCGCTGACGCCGACTTATTCACGCTCCCCTCCTATTCTGAAGGATTTTCGATGGCTGTTCTTGAAGCAATGGCCGCCGGAACGCCCACGTTGGTTTCGGACCGGGTTGGTTTTAGCGATGCCATTCGGCAACACGAAGCGGCTGGTATCTTGTCCAGCTTAACCCCTGAAGCCGTTACAGCTGGTTTGGAAACGTTGCTGAGTAAAGACACGCTCCGTACTCAGATTGCCAATAATGCCACAAAGATGGTAAAAGAGAAGTATGATATTGACGTGGTGGCAAAGCAACTCTTAGATGAGTACACAAAAATTAGCCGGAAGAAATAA